One segment of Thermodesulfovibrio sp. 3907-1M DNA contains the following:
- the dnaA gene encoding chromosomal replication initiator protein DnaA: MNDINKIWQKILEIVAQKVGESTFELWFSPVKLLDIKNSEAFIEVPNRFFKDWIEDNFPSIISDTFYQITGNQISVRYIITGKEHETVSTGEKKQGLKRGNLNPKYTFNTFVVGPSNQFAHAAALRVAENPGFAYNPLFIYGGVGLGKTHLITAIGNYILDKKPELNVCYMSSEQFTGEFVSAIRHEKMPEFRQKYRTLDVFLVDDIQFIAGKDSTQEEFFHTFNELYSKQKQIVISSDRPPMEISDITDRLRSRFGMGLIADIQPPEIETRLAILYKKAELEGVQLPEDVAYFIASRVKSNVRELEGSLIKLCAYISITKTPITMDLAKHVLKDLLPDENKPITIDLIQKAVCEALGIRVHDVKSKKRTKEIANARKIAMYITKKLTNLSLAEIGNAFGGKDHATVIYACKQIEKDKEKDEALAKLIDSIIRKLQENK, encoded by the coding sequence ATGAATGATATAAATAAAATCTGGCAAAAAATTTTAGAGATTGTTGCTCAGAAAGTGGGAGAATCAACTTTTGAATTGTGGTTTTCTCCTGTAAAACTTTTAGATATTAAGAATTCAGAGGCTTTTATTGAAGTTCCAAACAGATTTTTTAAGGACTGGATAGAAGATAATTTTCCTTCAATAATAAGTGATACTTTCTATCAAATTACAGGAAATCAAATCTCGGTTCGTTACATTATTACAGGTAAAGAGCATGAGACAGTTTCAACTGGAGAAAAAAAGCAGGGATTAAAAAGAGGTAATCTGAATCCTAAATATACCTTTAATACCTTTGTTGTGGGTCCGTCAAATCAGTTTGCCCATGCAGCAGCACTAAGAGTTGCTGAAAATCCAGGATTTGCCTATAATCCTCTTTTTATATATGGGGGTGTCGGGCTTGGTAAAACTCATTTAATAACAGCTATTGGAAATTATATTCTGGATAAAAAGCCAGAACTTAATGTATGCTACATGTCCTCAGAACAATTTACAGGAGAGTTTGTTTCCGCAATAAGACATGAAAAGATGCCTGAGTTCAGACAAAAGTACAGAACCCTTGATGTATTTCTTGTAGATGACATTCAGTTTATTGCAGGGAAGGACTCAACCCAGGAAGAGTTCTTTCATACTTTTAATGAACTCTACAGTAAACAAAAGCAGATCGTTATTTCAAGCGATAGACCTCCGATGGAGATTTCTGATATTACAGACAGACTTCGTTCAAGATTTGGAATGGGTCTTATTGCAGACATTCAACCACCAGAAATAGAGACCAGGCTTGCCATTTTATATAAAAAAGCTGAGCTTGAAGGAGTTCAACTACCCGAAGATGTGGCATATTTTATAGCATCCAGAGTTAAATCAAATGTGAGAGAACTTGAAGGCTCTTTAATCAAGCTATGTGCATATATTTCTATTACAAAGACCCCAATAACAATGGATCTGGCAAAACATGTTCTAAAGGATTTACTTCCCGATGAAAATAAGCCAATTACAATAGATTTAATTCAAAAAGCTGTATGTGAAGCATTGGGAATCAGGGTTCATGATGTAAAGTCAAAAAAAAGAACTAAAGAGATTGCAAATGCGAGAAAAATAGCTATGTATATAACAAAAAAACTAACAAATCTTTCGTTAGCAGAAATAGGTAATGCTTTTGGAGGTAAGGATCATGCAACTGTTATATATGCCTGTAAGCAGATAGAAAAGGATAAAGAAAAAGATGAAGCGCTTGCAAAATTGATAGACAGCATTATAAGAAAATTACAGGAAAATAAATAA
- the prfB gene encoding peptide chain release factor 2 (programmed frameshift), translating into MVTYEDLKVVLKETKERIFSLRGCLEIDKLKKRLEDLDKELQKKETWQNIEKIKEIQKEKNRLSEVIEPIENITDRFLYIEEAFSIAESEEEGYLLLKDLESEIENIKSQIDSLEIQLLLNGEHDKNNAIVSIHPGAGGTESQDWAEILLRMYLRWAEKKGFKVEIIDLQAGEEAGIKDVTFTVEGQYAYGYLKSESGVHRLVRISPFDANKRRHTSFAAVSVLPEIENDIKVEIRDEDLRIDTFRASGAGGQHVNKVSSAVRIVHIPTGIIVTSQTERSQHRNREIAMKILKSKLYVLLQKEQENKIKSIAGDKKEIGWGNQIRSYILHPYRLIKDHRTDVEVYNVEEVLDGDIDIFIEAYLKKFASVS; encoded by the exons ATGGTTACATATGAAGATTTAAAAGTTGTTTTAAAAGAGACTAAAGAGAGAATTTTTTCATTAAGAGGCTGTCTT GAGATAGATAAGCTTAAAAAGAGACTTGAGGATCTGGATAAAGAGCTTCAGAAAAAAGAAACTTGGCAAAATATAGAAAAAATAAAAGAAATTCAGAAGGAAAAAAATAGACTTTCAGAAGTAATTGAACCAATTGAAAATATTACTGACCGATTTTTGTATATTGAAGAAGCTTTTAGTATTGCTGAATCTGAAGAAGAAGGATATCTTCTTTTAAAAGATTTAGAAAGTGAGATAGAGAATATAAAATCCCAAATTGATAGTCTTGAAATCCAGCTTTTACTTAATGGAGAGCATGATAAAAATAATGCCATAGTATCCATTCATCCTGGAGCTGGTGGAACAGAGAGTCAGGATTGGGCTGAAATCCTTTTGCGTATGTATTTAAGATGGGCTGAAAAGAAGGGTTTTAAAGTTGAGATTATTGATTTACAGGCAGGTGAAGAAGCTGGAATTAAAGATGTTACTTTTACTGTTGAAGGACAGTATGCTTATGGATATTTAAAATCAGAGTCAGGAGTTCACAGGCTTGTAAGAATTTCACCATTTGATGCTAATAAAAGAAGGCATACTTCCTTTGCAGCTGTTTCTGTTTTACCAGAAATAGAGAATGATATTAAAGTTGAAATAAGAGATGAGGATTTAAGAATTGATACTTTTAGAGCTTCAGGAGCAGGTGGACAACATGTAAACAAAGTTTCTTCTGCTGTAAGAATTGTTCATATTCCCACTGGTATTATTGTTACATCTCAGACAGAAAGGTCTCAACATAGAAATAGAGAGATCGCAATGAAGATTTTAAAATCAAAGCTTTATGTTCTTTTACAGAAAGAACAGGAAAATAAAATTAAATCCATTGCAGGTGATAAAAAAGAGATAGGATGGGGCAATCAGATAAGGTCTTATATTCTTCATCCTTACAGGTTAATAAAGGACCACAGAACTGATGTTGAAGTTTATAATGTTGAAGAAGTTTTGGATGGAGATATAGATATTTTTATAGAGGCATATCTTAAAAAGTTTGCTTCAGTTTCTTAA